In the genome of Arachis stenosperma cultivar V10309 chromosome 6, arast.V10309.gnm1.PFL2, whole genome shotgun sequence, the window GAGTCTACTATCCTTGTTCTGACATCGATGATCCAGTGCTATATAAAAGCCAAGCGAACTGATGATGTTGTGAAGATATGTAATCAACTCTCGGATTTGTGCATGGTTCCAGATGACTGCTTCTGCTGTTGTCTTCTGAATGTTATGGCTCAAACACCAAATGAAGAGATGGGTATGTTGACAGATTGTGTTGAGGAGGGTAATGCAAAACTTGGGTTTGTGGTAAGATATTCGGTAGAAGAACAGGAAGGTGATGGAGATTCTTTTATAAAGGAAGTATCATAGCCTCTTAGTTCAGTTGATGCTGAAGCGAAAATGCCCTGCCGCAATTCTCTCATTGATCTTTGTTTGAAGCTGAATGCAAATGGCAGAGAACTGCAGAAAATATCAAGAGAATTGCATTCAAATGGCAGATACCTGAGCTGGACATCAAAGTAGTTATGCATTTTCTGATTCATTTTGCAGAAATTTGTATTAGTATAgtaaaaataacttattttctagtaataaattttgaatatctTATATAGAGTACATGGATGCTGTTATTACTTGTTGAATGTTGAGGGTGCATTACAAATACAGTATTCATGAACATgcattataaatttataaccaAGGCCTTTCTTTTATTGTCATCATTCTTCATGAACTGGAAGAAAAGAGCTCACTGCAATTAGGATAAGATCTGAAAAGTACTTCAGGTTCCCTTTCATGAATTGGCCCAAATCAAATTACCCAACTTTCTTTTATCATCTGTTGCACATATGATTATTGTGATTAGTATGGTATTGAGCAGAACAAATAAAAACTAATTGGTAATGGCTAATTACTCTAACAATTGAGGGCATGTAAATTGATCGAATACATATAAAGAAACAACTCCGTCAGCAAAGTGAAGAATACCTATAATCAATACACCATGCTACCAACAGTCCAACACACAAAATCTGACTGAACCTGATAATGAAACCAGCAAGAATGAGGGATTGAGCTAAACCGGGGCTTAAATCCACATGAAAAACTATAAAGTGAAGTGTCACAGTTACCTGGAAAACTTGAGAATGGGATTGCAAGGAAGGAAGAAGTAGGGGTAGTggggaaaaaaaaatttggaccATTTCTCGATTTGTGCGTGTCATCCTTGCGCAGGGGCCATGCTAATCTTCTCTGTATCGTTCCAATTTTATCGGATGTCCCCGAAGGGACGAGcttttcatgtttcctttgataTATATTCTGTCAGAGTTGTCTGATACTAAGCGATGTGCGACTTTACCGAGTCAAGTGAGAAAGTGAAATTGAACATGAAAATGGAGGATGATTAACATCTCCATCACCGTTTGCATGAGGTCATAACGAGTTCTTTCACTCAGTCGCATGGAGGGAGCTGGGACATGAAGGAGAAGGTGACCAAAACTCTACCGTAGTAACTTTTTACATGTGTGGGCTCCACCATATGTAAAAATTTACCTCATTTTGTTAAGTGACTAAAAAAATTAGTGACTTTTAAACTATGAGGTACGAACACTTCGTTAAGTTGTTGTATCTCTGTGTCGGACACATTTTAGATACGATACTCACCGACACACATGTCTGTTGTGTTTAACTGTGtcttaataaaatataaaaaataaaaaattctttttcgAACACGTCTAGACACACCTAAATACCACCACGTGTCAGCGTGTATAGTCTTATTCTTTAcgtatattcttaaaataaatttagatataatatatattattatttattaaaacaaaaaatatttttaatacttgatataattaaaataagacattaaaaataattaaaaattttaatttatattttaatatcaataaaatatcaaaatatcattacgatttatttaaaaaattctttatatgtTATATGTATGCGTGTTCCGTGtcatgtaaaattttaaaattcccGTGTCGTCGTGTCCCGTATTGTGTCGTATCCTATGTCTGTGTCAGTATCCGTGCATCATAACTTTTAAATATACTAATTAAGGGagagatttattattttttgtggaatataaaaattgaataaattaataaaaatattttaaaaatatttaaacattgataaaaaaattaaaattaaaatgtttCTAAAAAGTTTAAAAAGCATAAAGATATAACTAGATAAACCATTTTTTCCATAAGTGgcaaaaatttttgtatttaggAAATAATTTATACATTTGATCAAAAATTTATTAAGAGCATTTTTATAATTCTACAGTATTTAAGCCACGAAATGGATAGAAATCTTCAGTTTTTTCATAATTCTGCAGCATATTATACGATACTGTAGTAACGTATTCTATGACCAGTTTCATAATGCTCTTTGGCTGCCTAAAATCTTTCGAAGACTGCCTCATAAAACTCTAATTTAGGCGGTCATAggccttttcaaaatcaaattttattgCCATATGGACTTTTTTACTTCTAGCTTATTTCATTAAGTGCACCATTTTTTTCCTATCAAAATACGGTCTTGtattttccttcctaaaataAAGCTTGATTGGCACGGTGAAATTCTATTATGGAAGAGTAACTTTAGTTTTTTTACTATGACTTTGGTGACACATTTATAGCTCACATTGCACAATGCAATAGAGCGGAAATGTGAGATGAAATCTAGTGGTGCTGTAATTTTTAGGATCATGGTAATAAGGGTCAAGTTGTAGTATTTTATTTCGTTCGGGTTGGACCACAcattttttacaaatttatatacattttctttcaaaattttgCAATTTTCTTCATAGAACAAGGCTGGAAATCCATAGTTGCTCACGACTTTCACACTATGTTTGTTTGAGGTGAAAATAGgaggaaagaaaaggaaaagaaagaaattggaAGAAAAATAGTTATTTTCTCTTGTTTGGTTGAGGAAAGAAataagagagaaagaaaaatggGTGGAAAAATATTGGTGAGATCCACCAATTTTTTTCTCTCCAACAATGGAGAGAAAATGGAGAAAAAACTAAATCTCTCTCTCTACTTTCAATATTactcttttacttttttaatatattttataatataaggataaaattatttttttataacatttttttcctttttattttccttttatccAAACATATCtaagaaggaaaataaaaattcactcaatttctttccttttctttttttcctttctatttctttcctctctatttcttttcttccaaCCAAACATAGCCTAAAGGAGCCAATGCGAAATATGGCCTTTTTGATATCCTCTTAGTAGGTTTGGTATATAATTTTTTGACCTGGTTCTCATTGAAATTTTGATATGCTATTTTTCAATGGGGTGATTGAGAGTCATGTATTTCTTCTCTATATAGCTTTTTAAAGAAATTGAGTATCATTCTTTCCAACTTCTCCTAGTTCTCCTCCCAAAGGTCTGAgcattttttagtttaataattctgttttttctcttttttttagaGTAAACACCCAATCCGGTCTTTGTCCATTTTCACGAAGGACAAAGCGATCcctgtccaaaaaaaaaaggacaCTTCGACCCTCAACCTTTTTATTTTAGGACAATATGATCcctttgttaaaaaaattatttaaataataataaaaagttgaTTTTGTAGaagttttatttgtattttgtggGGGGTTTTAAACCTCCACAAACTATTAATaagtttgtttttgaaaaaattcTTTCACCAATGGTGGTTAAGTGAAGAAAAACTATCAATGAAAATGATGTCACAAAAAAAAGTAATTGTAGTACAAAtactttttaaaagaaaaaaaaacatcgaataagaaatgaaaaaagaaaacttCAATGTTGATAATATTGGtattaatgatgatgatgatagaggagataatgataataataaatcaataaaaataatagaactAGGAGCCATAATAATGAGGATGAAGAaggtagtagtagtagtagtagtaattagctatattattgaaaataattttgtgaaggtttaaaacccccacaaaatacaaataaaccccccccccccacaaaaccaatttttattattatttaaataattttttaacagagGGATCGTATtgtcccaaaataaaaaaagttgagGGTCGAAGTGTCCCTTTTTTTTATTGGACAGGGATCACTTTGTCTTTCGTGAAAATGAACAAGAATCAGATTGGGTGTTTACTCTTTTTTTATAACTATTTTTGTGTAAAAATAGCGAGTGTTTCTATCACCCTCTACTAATCAAATATCTCTTGATTTCTGCATCTAAAACACTTTCTCTCTGTCAAGTAGCTCCTCCAATTCTTTGTTTAAATTTCTTTCAAGTTCATCTAGGAAGGGATTGCTCCCATAACTAGGAGCTCTATGAATATCTCATATCTTTCttacaattttattatttttcttctatatATGCCCAAAAGTCTCTGTGTTCCACCTCTTTAGATATTATGTGAGTTGTGTAAGGGCACATTTTAAGGTATATTGTCCCTTTATGCCTTATTTTATGCATTCCTCAAACTCTGAGTGTAAGTTTTGTATTGTCTCATATCTGAACAGTTTGTCTTTCCTCTACATTAGTACTGGTTCCATATTAATAAGGAAAGGATGATGGTTCGAATAGGATCTAGTTAGGACCTCTATTCTTGTCTCTGCAAATCTTGTCCTTCAAGACATATTGGCTAAGGCCCTATCTAGCCTTTTAAACATTCTATCTAGTCCCTCCCATTTGGGCCCTTTCCACGTGAATCTCGACCCAATATAACCGAGGTCAATAAGATTATAACTTGTTATCCAATTTGTAAATTTCCTGCACGCATTCATATCTATTCTTACCCATCCTTTTTTCTCCTTTATTTGGACTTTCTATCTCATTGAAGTCTCTCACAATCATCTACTCCTTTTTTATATGCTGTGATAACTCCATCACTTCCTTCCACAATctttttctattattctctTGTGGGCTAGCATACAAAGCCGTGAGAAGCCAATTTCTTCTATTACTATAATTAACCTCCATATGGACTCACTGGGTTTTAGAGGATAGAATCGTGATGTTTATATTTAGGTCATTTCACATTATCCAAATCTCACCACTAAAGCTTATCGCATCATCCACATGATAAGAGGTAAAACTAAAACTCCTTATAACTTCTCTAACTCTATTACCACTCGCCCTTGTTTCTAACAACGACAACACTATATCAGATCTAAACCGTTTCATCATATCCAATAGGATGCGACGAAAAAGTTTTTACTCTCCTCCCTTCTACAATTCCAAGAAATGATAATCATAAATAGATATGAGTAAAGTAGTACCTCTTAAAGCTAGTTTAGGCCCTTTCTTAAAGGTTTTCTTCCTCTATATGTTCCCCTATCAAGGCTATAACTCTTGGTCCTTCCTGGTTTTCAACCAAATCACCTGCGCTTGTCTCGCACTCTATCATGATGATGCCTCCATCATCCTAATTGAGCATTCTTTCTACTGCTTTTATTGCTTCTACCATAATTTCTAGGAGTTTGGGATTAGGGGACTCCTCCATCTCCTCATCCGTCTTTGTGTGTTCATCACTACAAATTTAAAGATGTGTTTCTTGAGAGACTTGATTATTTTCTATCCAGTTATCGTTATGGTGCGTGTATGGATATTGGGGGTGGATTTGATATTTGTTGGTTGTAATAGGCTGGCCAAAAAAGGTACAAGAGAAGGTTAGTTTCAGCTATGTTTTAGAAAAAAGTATAgagaattttttttcatttggaTCAGATTCTTACAACACATTAGGGTTATGGTCATTTAGGCTATTGTTATGTGGGCTTGTTGAGGACAGGGTTGGTGTGGGCAGGTTTAGGTCTTATTAATCTTATGGTTGTCAATCGTTGGTCTGAGGGGTATTATGCGCAATTTTTGCTGCAGTGTCATGGTTGGGTGACGTGGTAATTGGAAAAATCTAGTAACTGTTATTTCCCTTAGTATCAATCTCATCATTGtatctttattataatatatCTTGTACTAGAAATAGTACCTTTTACATTCTTGCTCCCATCAATTTCACTACTCCCAATATGCTCTCCCCTTCCTCCTTTTTTTGCCTCTTGTTACTCTTTAGACTACCATCCATGGTCCATATGTATAATTTTTCTCTATCATGACCTATTTATCCTtatcttttttgaaaattctaatatttttctctaCAGAAATTCTTTCCTCCTATATCTGCTCATTTGGTTTCCTCCTCCCTGAGCCTTCCCAATTTTCATGGCAATATCGTCTCTTTTTGCTATCTTGTTATTAGATAGACAACATGATTTTTCATACCCAACCTTCTCACAACCAAAGCAGATATTATGTAATCCTTCATATTCTACCCTATGCTTTCCCTTGTTGATTGCATAGTGGGTAACTAGAGGCTCTATGAGATCTATCTTAATGCAAAGTCtgacaattttttttctttttgtttgctGTGTTAGTGTCCTCCTTCAAAGTTCTAAACAATGTTCTCAATATTCTTCAGCATTTTCTCATCATAGCATTCTATTGCCAGTCTTGGCAACTTCACTTAAGCTGCAATTTTATCAATGGAAGTCTCTATAAAGTTGAAGTTTGGTTTCTAAAAATGTATAGAGAGGTAGTGATCTAAGATCTTCCAAGGTCCTTTGGTCAAAGCAAAGTCCAAGTCTTCTTGTGAGTAGAATTTCACAATAAAGAACTCATTACCCatgtcaataatatcaatacttTCCATTTTTCTCACATAGCTTTAAGCCTTCTAGTTAGCGCCATCAAAGATATCTTTCTGCCTAGTAATTTGATAATGAGGGTATCCTACCAAGGTTTCCTTAATTCATGAATGGCTTTTTCATTAATTGTGAGGTTGTTGATATCTTTGACCTTCTGCAAAGTAATGTCTTGACTCTGGTTATTTTTCTCTTCCATGAGGCTTTTTCTGTTGGTTCGGTCTCCTTTCCCCCGCCTCCTTCGTCTTCTACTGTTGCTTTGCCTTTCCAGACCATATCACTAAAGGTCCTCTTCTGCTCCTTAGCCTTGCTCGTATTGCCTCTTTTCTCCTCTGCTCCTTGCATCCAGTCTTCCTCTTCTCCTTGCATCTGTTCctcttttcttggagttaaggATGAGTCTTGGCTTCTAGAGAAGACTTGctttatatttgaaattttgaccttttttttcatttctttgtGAATGATCCTGTCTTTTCTTCACAGGTATTTCTGGCATATAGGATCTGGAGTGACCTCCACGTATGTAGCCGCTTCTCATGAGACTGCAGGGATAAAAGGTCCAGTAATTTGCGGTAGCTTACGGTGGTTTGCTTAATAATAACCCTTTCTATACCACAAAATTTTCAGCAAACTGGTTGCCGAACATATATAAATCTAAATACAATTAGTTTTACATGTCCACCCATGAAAATAAACATGGAATTAACATCTTGGTTTATTATTGTTAGGACTGTCAAATTGTCAACCCGCCTAAGTCTTTTGATTAAATGGGTTGATTCGTTTAAACTCACTTTATTCAAGGGTCATAATTTTCTAGTCTAGTCCGTTTATAGGCGGCATAGCCTGTTAAACAGATTGGCCCGTTTACTATTTTAGTTGATGTGTTGAATTTCCGGATTTAATCCGGAGAAATAGTAATCAAAAGTActattttttaatgtaaaaaaaatttaaacgtGTTGTCTAGTTTAGTCTGTTGGTCTAGTCCGTTTAACCTGTCATTTTTTAGGTTAATCGAACTCATCtcatttaattcaaaatttaaacgAGTTTAATTTTAGAGATAACATTCGTCCGtttaaatagataaatagaCTGACTCAATGAATTTAGTATATTTTGATGGTTCTAGTTGTTGTTGTAGCAGTATTGGCTATCCATATAATTATGTAAACCACTTTTAAAGTCGTTCTATTATTCCTGCTTGTTATATAAGACCCAATTTTATGCAAAGTAGAGGATTTAATATTGGTGAATATTTTTAGGATAATTTTATAATTGTCTTcacatgaaaattttttttttatccttgaataatagatataaaattaaattttaatatattataaaaatattatttttatttaaaatgtaattaaataaataaatcacacttttaaacaaaatatctttataaaaaaatatttttggcaTTTTATTTGAATAGGTGCccttaatattttaaaagaaattccGGTTCAACAACACTTATACGAGTTTgttaaaattgaagaaaattattattcataGTTAAGGATGTACAAACAAAATTCTGTATAGAATATTcaccaataaaaaaaaattaatcccATAATCTATCAATCTAGCATGCTTTTGTTCCACATCAGCCTACTTTACATTTCTcccttctccttttaaaggctttttcttcattttggcCCCTACTCTTTCCGCCATCATACCTTTCACTTTATGATACATTTCTTTAAAAGTTccatttaaatatttaatatttagtttCACAATTATCTCACAAGACAACCGTTGCATTATCACAAAGTTGATGTTTAGAATGAACAAACAAAatctaatttataaatattaaatcttGTGGGACTTAAACATACAAAACTATTACATTTAACAAATCCTATGAAAATTTAACCATTCTAGTTTTTGAATCCTACTTAATAAATAGAATTTAACATGAACCAACATTAAAATTTAACGCAAATTAAATCAACCTGATACTTGGGTTTTCTAAAGACAATGATAATTTTGCTGTTTCAAACAATCAAATGTACGGTTGACAACATTGAACATTGCCTAGCATTAATGATTATCAAATCAAGGACAAGCCTAATGTTGCgtttttttgtaattgaattagTTATAAAAGATGCATATGAAGAAAAAAACGACAATAGCAATCTTACAAGTTCTAATCCTGTatacttttgtttttttctttgaaCTACCTATTGTTAGCACTCTGGTAGTTGAAAACCATCATTAACATTTGATAAAATAAACCTCAATCCTTAAATTCAAAATGGCCAAATGGGAGTTGTATGAAAGTGACCCTACACCACTAAAACTAGAGCCAAATTTTGGATTAGAACTAGTCACAAGACGGATTGAAATTGAAATCCAACTGCCACATAGGCCCACAGCTTTCATAGATTTAAGTATGAAACTGCCGTCTATATCTACCCACGCAAAAAACTATTTGTAAAACCATTTATATTCAACCAAACAAAAACATTTATACTTCTtgttaaaataattaacaaaaaaagtATAAATCTATAGACCATAATACAGAGAATTATTGTTGTCCAATTTTCACTTTCAATTTTACCCTTTCAAATTTCAAATGAAATTATCattgaacaattttttttcCTCTCAAGGTGCATTTTGAATAACTGAATTGTTGATTAAATTTTAGTGTATACATAAAATAAGTATAAATACAtttttcaaaaaccaaaaatcttatttttgtcCTTTTTTTAATACTATTGTATTCTTAAAAATGATACTtgttagaaaaaaaaacattaaaaaattcTGAGTTTTTTAGAAAACGAATGCATAccaaatttaaacttttaacaTTTTAAACAAAAGAAATTTACGTTAATAACCTTAATTATTGCTAAAGTCCCTCATTGTTGTTTTGTCGATAACAACATCCAATAACATCaaagatgaagaaaaaaagACTCAGGTTTATGTGTTCTATCCTTTAAAATTCTTCGTAATCAAATTGTGACTTTTGttcaacataaaaaatatttattttttttaattgtagaactaatattttttctcttatttataAATGTCATTTGACTATTTTTGgctatttctaattttctatgAAAGAGAGTTTATTCctatgtaaaaaaaaagaaaaaagaaaaaagaaaagagtgaACAAAATTCAGCACCTTAAAAGCCAATAAAGCAAACGCGTCTTACTCAGGTAATTATATCATGCGTTGATTCACAGAGTTAATTATATGATTTTATAGGTCATATTCCTTTAGTTTGGCATCACTTCTTAATCAATGGTAAATACTAACACATGATAAATCATGtaaaaatttatcataaaaaggTCCACCTCCATAATTACAATGCCGGCATTGGAACAGGCTAGGCTCCACAACCAAATTCAATTAACTAAGTAACCGTAATGATGTTCAATAACTTTAATTGTACAAATTTGTTGGGTATGGGAGAAGTCAAAAAGGAATTTGAATTCTAAGACAACTATGGATTAAGCACATCAAGTTTCATAATAACCCAAGCAAATAAAGAAATGTATATCTTACAACTTACCTCTTCCCTTAATCCTGACATATACATGTAACCACATCACAATATACTGCAATCAATCACCACAATTTCAAGActctagatcataccaaaattTTGAATGAACAAATTATTTAATGGATACTAACATGAATTCTAGCAAGAAAGGGGATAATGTTATACCTTTTCTGATGTACCTTCCATTTCTCTCATCCAAGGCAAATCTGAATCAAGAGAAGATGGTAATCCAATGTTGTGTGCATCTGAAGAAACTGAAAATTTTCCCTTCTTTGACCACAACCATATTTTGGAAACAGAATAGCTCTCTCCTCTGCTAACACTACTAATGTTCTTTCCTTCCCTCTCAACCTCACTTGATCCCTCCTCCGAATTATCATCGCCGCGACCCTGCCGGCGATGATCACAATTCAAGGTTATCCGGAGATCCGATTTTCCAAGTACATACTGGTAAGACCCCATTGAGAAACATCTTCTTGCATCCAAATTACTACTACTAGCCTCTCCACCTTCCGGCTCAGCCGCCTCCAAATCAACCCTCCTAAATTTACCAAGCCTCACAGGGACAACCCCCTTGTCCGCAGCTTCTTCAATCTCTTGAACTGCAACCATCTTCCCTCCATTGTTATTGTTACTACAGGGGAATTGGCAGCCCTCGTCTTCCCTCAAATCATTGAAATCAAACACCGGATTCTCCATGGAAAACCCCGG includes:
- the LOC130935569 gene encoding RING-H2 finger protein ATL46-like isoform X2, which codes for MSGRMNKWSHLKMAWIEHSQINRKDGYITNPPPLVSTSPYSGTFQKEPSASTTPSPSTSGAKISPAVLFIIVILAVLFFISGLLHLLVRFLVKNPSSSSASAQPNRHHEGSLSDTLQRQLQQLFHLHDSGLDQAFIDALPVFQYKEIKGPKEPFDCAVCLCEFSDKDKLRLLPVCSHAFHISCIDTWLLSNSTCPLCRGTLFAPGFSMENPVFDFNDLREDEGCQFPCSNNNNGGKMVAVQEIEEAADKGVVPVRLGKFRRVDLEAAEPEGGEASSSNLDARRCFSMGSYQYVLGKSDLRITLNCDHRRQGRGDDNSEEGSSEVEREGKNISSVSRGESYSVSKIWLWSKKGKFSVSSDAHNIGLPSSLDSDLPWMREMEGTSEKSHEKRLHTWRSLQILYARNTCEEKTGSFTKK